From one Nocardioides scoriae genomic stretch:
- a CDS encoding HNH endonuclease, protein MFDPCVLGSPAPTAVDLDRARERLAGLDGAGGTEVDHVALLTALECLKGAIAAAQARVTDQLARDRTTREAARGVPAAQRCRGLAAEVALARRSSPHRGARDLGLAKALVREMPRTLDLLARGEISEWRATVVVRETAVLSAEHRGQVDAELADRLGGLGDRGAAAQARAIGYRLDPGSAIRRTRGARADRHVSLRPAPDTMSYLTAFLPVEQGVACLAALRRAADTTACGSGSPGSDASEPPRTRGQVMADTLVKRLTGQEHASDVDVEVQLVMTDGTLLTDDHAPARVVGYGPIHAALARQVVRDAPRAWLRRLYTRPGTGDLVAMDSRRRTFTGELRKFLLARDQVCRTPWCDAPVRHADHVVPAADDGDTSAANGQGLCEACNYAKQAHGWQAMPLPGDRHQVLTTTPTGHTHVSTAPDPPGWVAPPDDLGDGGDLVRFWSSWHTPEEELLLLA, encoded by the coding sequence GTGTTCGATCCATGTGTCCTCGGTTCGCCGGCCCCCACCGCCGTCGACCTCGACCGCGCGCGCGAACGGCTCGCCGGTCTCGACGGTGCCGGGGGGACGGAGGTCGACCACGTGGCCCTGCTGACCGCCCTGGAGTGCCTCAAGGGTGCGATCGCCGCGGCCCAGGCCCGGGTGACCGACCAGCTGGCCCGCGACCGGACCACCCGGGAGGCCGCCCGTGGCGTCCCCGCCGCCCAGCGGTGCCGGGGACTGGCCGCGGAGGTCGCCCTCGCCCGACGCAGCAGCCCCCACCGTGGCGCCCGCGACCTCGGGCTCGCGAAGGCGCTGGTCCGCGAGATGCCCCGCACCCTCGACCTGCTCGCGCGCGGCGAGATCAGCGAGTGGCGCGCCACCGTGGTGGTGCGCGAGACCGCCGTGCTGTCGGCCGAGCACCGCGGCCAGGTCGACGCGGAGCTGGCCGACCGGCTCGGCGGCCTCGGCGACCGGGGGGCGGCTGCCCAGGCGCGGGCGATCGGCTACCGGCTCGACCCCGGGTCGGCGATCCGTCGCACGCGCGGAGCCCGGGCCGACCGCCACGTCAGCCTGCGTCCCGCCCCCGACACGATGAGCTACCTGACCGCGTTCCTGCCCGTCGAGCAGGGCGTCGCCTGCCTGGCCGCGCTGCGCCGTGCCGCCGACACCACCGCATGCGGCAGCGGCTCACCCGGGTCGGACGCGAGCGAGCCGCCCCGCACCCGCGGCCAGGTCATGGCCGACACCCTCGTCAAGCGCCTCACCGGGCAGGAGCACGCGTCCGACGTCGACGTCGAGGTGCAGCTCGTGATGACCGACGGCACCCTGCTGACCGACGACCACGCCCCCGCCCGGGTGGTGGGCTACGGCCCGATCCACGCCGCGCTGGCCCGCCAGGTCGTGCGCGACGCTCCCCGCGCCTGGCTGCGTCGCCTCTACACCCGCCCCGGCACCGGCGACCTCGTCGCCATGGACTCGCGGCGCCGCACCTTCACCGGCGAGCTGCGCAAGTTCCTCCTCGCCCGCGACCAGGTCTGCCGCACCCCCTGGTGCGACGCCCCCGTCCGCCACGCCGACCACGTCGTCCCGGCCGCCGACGACGGCGACACGAGCGCTGCCAACGGACAGGGCCTGTGCGAGGCCTGCAACTACGCCAAGCAGGCCCACGGCTGGCAGGCGATGCCCCTGCCCGGCGACCGCCACCAGGTGCTCACCACGACCCCCACCGGCCACACCCACGTCTCGACCGCCCCCGACCCACCCGGGTGGGTGGCACCCCCTGACGACCTGGGCGACGGCGGCGACCTGGTCCGGTTCTGGTCCTCGTGGCACACGCCCGAGGAGGAGCTGCTGCTGCTGGCATGA
- the acpS gene encoding holo-ACP synthase AcpS has protein sequence MPEPVADPDPGRSGGGPDSTPLERAAGVGVDVVGVSAFAAQLAEPGTRFARVFTPGERRAARRGGRSASQEAQGLAARWAAKEAVLKAWSSTRYGHPEDVDPAAVDLREIEVVSDAWGRPAVRLHGAVAAALVGRQVLLSLSHDPDADVALAFVVLQEA, from the coding sequence ATGCCCGAGCCGGTCGCTGACCCGGACCCGGGCCGGTCGGGGGGCGGCCCGGACTCCACGCCCCTCGAGCGGGCGGCGGGGGTGGGCGTCGACGTCGTCGGCGTCTCCGCCTTCGCCGCCCAGCTCGCGGAGCCGGGCACCCGCTTCGCCCGGGTGTTCACGCCCGGCGAGCGGCGCGCCGCACGCCGCGGCGGCCGCTCGGCCTCCCAGGAGGCGCAGGGCCTGGCCGCCCGCTGGGCGGCCAAGGAGGCGGTGCTGAAGGCCTGGTCGAGCACCCGCTACGGGCACCCCGAGGACGTCGATCCCGCGGCGGTCGACCTCCGGGAGATCGAGGTCGTCAGCGACGCCTGGGGCCGGCCGGCGGTGCGGCTCCATGGCGCCGTCGCCGCCGCCCTGGTGGGCCGGCAGGTGCTGCTGTCGCTCTCCCACGACCCCGACGCCGACGTCGCGCTCGCGTTCGTGGTGCTGCAGGAGGCCTGA
- a CDS encoding type I polyketide synthase: MTQLPPSTLTHDHATPERGDSLADRLHDGEEFAVTFGGQGTDWFGTLRELFGEDPDLARLTALVEESERLVAPVAGRLAPALPRPFEPQRWLQAEEVPAADATAAPGLGLPGVLLTQLATLDLLAAEGLDLTRVAPVASIGHSQGILGVAAFAGRREGDARSDVELLAIARLIGAAAGIVGRRAGLVAHGEDSPMLAVSGAAVSEIEALLAEVSDERDPAVVAAVNGPRRLVVSGSSAALRTLRTAIEARAAREASEIEQKTRGGRAFAPTLESVPVALGFHHPALAPAVALVREWAELCGLDAALAEHLAQAICVETVDWPRELVDAIGAQTDWVVDLGPADLSANMTGRALRGRGVTVVAAATTAGRDLLFTPGARVPRAADWAAYAPRLIDRGDGRPVVDTAFTRLTGKSPILLAGMTPTTVDPAIVAAAANRGHWAELAGGGQVSEAIFASNVARLTDLLDEGATAQFNTLFLDPYLWKMQVGGQRLVQKARLAGAPLDGLVISAGVPETEDAVGIIEDLHAAGIGYVVFKPGTVKQIRQVLAIARAVDTTVIAHIEGGVAGGHHSWEDLDELLLATYPELRATPNLVVCVGGGIGTPDRAVDYLRGTWSTAHGEAAMPVDGVLIGTAAMATLEATTSDSVKDLLVATPGLTPDQNGGWVGVNQAAGDVTSGRSQLGADIHEIDNAASRCGALLDQVAGDAEAATARKDELVAAMAATCKPYFGDVAAMTYEQVLRRYLELAGPRVAESVEGGPNTAGDWLDVTLRTRFEELLDRTLARVSPETTGEVERPYDLAALATDPAAAAAAVDTLVAAHPQALDCVLHPADLHFFVEVCRRPGKPVPFVPVIDADVRRWWRSDSLWQAHDEAYDADGVIVIPGPVAVAGITVKDEPVADLLDRFEAAVVADLTAADAPVLPAAGRTTVGDDVTLLDAARDAHDVVWAGRVVTNPLHRLTGTDATLEPVGDVATSRAAVLRVPLLNGELALTVDLSAVPAGGLPVISEDAVTTAMGNLLAVTAGGSLPVVTDGAQGATASLTASWTADLVADHVGVTDPTRRRRGDAVADPQQGAVPDTLVGLAWPAVFACIGPVEGLLDLVHLDHRIVLAETLGSLAEGTELTLTATRTGVVDATAGQVISVEVAVTAGDRPVADLTERFMVRGRTGEAALAAPAPVVTDAEDKPRARLDRFTVTAPHHMGAFAAVSGDHNPLHTDVPAARLAGFEGPIVHGMWTSAVAQRAAATVGATQHPRQIRSWLTRWVAPVAPGASVEVTVERTGVQAGDLVLEVSVKADGELAMVAEAVVAAPRTAYAFPGQGIQSQGMGLDARSRSAAARQVWDRADAHTREALGFSILAVVRDNPTTVWADGERHVHPDGVLFLTQFTQVAMATLAVAQVAEMREAGVFVEGAITCGHSVGEYNALAAVTGILPLEALLEIVFRRGMAMHHLVPRDGQGRSNYRLAAIRPSQIRLADDDVADFVAEIARESGEFIQIVNYNLRGSQYAIAGTVRGLEQLQDVIEERRARLGGKPAFILVPGIDVPFHSSELHAGVDDFRAKLDELLPATIDPTLLIGRYIPNLVPRLFSLDRSYVEEVAAYVDSPLLTPALADWDTWSADPSRLGRALLIELLAWQFASPVRWIETQDLLFGSPEQEFPLGHGIGIEQFVEVGVANAPTIANLATQTTKLASYTGTAPRIVNSSRDAAVVFATDTPVVEDDESEEAPSEPAATTATADAPAEAKPQAAAAPVAAAGADRPADLTYDAAAATTTLAALRTKVRPDQIGSADTIEALCDGVSSRRNQLLVDLGAELGLGAIDGAAEADWKALGVTVTKLARAYSAFGPVLTEAVSEQLRKFAGSVGAKPAAITDRVKDSWQLGPGWVSHVQATLALGLRDGSSTRGGSLGFDVDTSDLASAVDHAIAQVASAHGVTVGLPAGGSGGEGATVDAAALGEITASITGPDGVLASTARHLLGQLGLGEPGLEESGPDLDAELVALVERELGSDWARKVAPSFDAKRAVLLDDRWASVREDLARIWTGDDAVRGRSFAGLDAAALAQAQWWLDRARREQRTDLVDFYEHAVSGAEQGGEWSDDVAVVTGAAPGSIAAAVVADLLRGGATVVATTSRLDQGRQEFFKGLYRDHASDGAALWVLPANLASYADVDALVEWISSPVVEEAGGQRTELRPALSPTLVFPFAAPSVQGTAADAGPRAEVEFRVLVWGVERLVTGLAAQGADHQVGRRVHVVLPGSPNRGRFGGDGAYGEAKAAFDAFVQRWHAESDWAARVSFAHAHIGWVRGTGLMGGNDPLVGAVEAAGVRTWSPTEMASELLALCTSASREAAATEPVVVDLTGGLGEADLDLASLGRQAREQAAAAERRTSADGEASTTVRALTHPAGWGTAQATMDWAPIDADPADLVVIVGAGEVGPVGSARTRFELEVEDSLSPAGVLELAWTTGKIVWETSPVAGWHDAKSGEHLTEADVVERFGEEIEAGVGVRRYRDDNQMIDNTAPLMVSVFLEQDTSFVVRTRDEADAFAQADPARTRITATEDGDWLVTRLAGSEMRVPRRFKLSRFVGAQVPDGFDPAVWGLGSMVESADRLAAWNLVATVDAFVSSGFTPAELLRWVHPTQFANTQGTGIGGMQSTRRMYVDALLGEQPPNDVLQEALPNVVAAHTVQSYLGGYGSMVHPVAACATAAVSVEEGVDKIKLGKASVVVAGGFDDLGIEGILGFGNMSATADTASMLDKGIDERYVSRPNDRRRGGFVEGQGGGTAVLARGDVALEMGLPVLGVVAYAGSFADGIHTSIPAPGIGALGAGVGGTSSPLAKGLGALGLGADDLGVVYKHDTSTAANDPNESQLHEKLAAALGRTTGSPLFVVSQKSLTGHAKGGAAAFQLNGLCQTLAAGTIAPNRALDCVDEALSENEHLVWLRQALHTGPLKAGVLTSLGFGHVSAMIVVAHPGAFVAALPAERREAWLAQASARLVAGEARRLDAMHGGDPLFVKAEQRRFADADLKATKADESAMLVDPQARLGEDGVYARAGR; the protein is encoded by the coding sequence ATGACTCAGCTTCCTCCGAGCACGCTGACCCACGACCACGCCACCCCCGAGCGGGGCGACAGCCTGGCTGACCGGCTGCACGACGGCGAGGAGTTCGCCGTCACGTTCGGAGGCCAGGGGACCGACTGGTTCGGCACCCTGCGCGAGCTCTTCGGCGAGGACCCCGACCTGGCGCGCCTGACCGCGCTGGTCGAGGAGTCGGAGCGCCTGGTGGCCCCCGTGGCCGGTCGGCTCGCGCCGGCCCTGCCCCGCCCCTTCGAGCCGCAGCGCTGGCTGCAGGCCGAGGAGGTGCCGGCCGCCGACGCGACCGCGGCCCCCGGCCTCGGCCTGCCCGGCGTGCTGCTGACCCAGCTCGCCACGCTCGACCTGCTGGCCGCCGAGGGCCTCGACCTGACGCGCGTCGCGCCGGTCGCGTCCATCGGCCACTCGCAGGGCATCCTCGGCGTCGCTGCCTTCGCCGGCCGCCGCGAGGGCGACGCCCGCAGCGACGTCGAGCTGCTCGCCATCGCGCGCCTCATCGGTGCCGCCGCCGGCATCGTCGGCCGCCGCGCCGGCCTGGTCGCCCACGGCGAGGACTCCCCCATGCTCGCCGTCTCGGGCGCCGCCGTCAGCGAGATCGAGGCACTGCTCGCCGAGGTCTCCGACGAGCGCGACCCCGCCGTCGTCGCGGCCGTCAACGGCCCCCGCCGCCTGGTCGTCAGCGGTTCCAGCGCCGCCCTGCGGACCCTGCGCACCGCCATCGAGGCCCGCGCCGCCCGCGAGGCCTCCGAGATCGAGCAGAAGACCCGCGGCGGTCGCGCCTTCGCGCCGACGCTGGAGTCGGTCCCGGTCGCCCTCGGCTTCCACCACCCCGCGCTCGCCCCGGCCGTCGCGCTGGTCCGCGAGTGGGCCGAGCTGTGCGGCCTCGACGCCGCCCTGGCCGAGCACCTCGCGCAGGCGATCTGCGTCGAGACCGTCGACTGGCCCCGCGAGCTCGTCGACGCCATCGGCGCCCAGACCGACTGGGTCGTCGACCTCGGCCCGGCCGACCTGTCGGCCAACATGACCGGCCGCGCGCTGCGCGGTCGCGGCGTCACCGTCGTCGCGGCGGCCACCACGGCCGGTCGCGACCTGCTCTTCACGCCGGGCGCCCGCGTGCCCCGGGCGGCCGACTGGGCGGCGTACGCCCCCCGCCTGATCGACCGCGGCGACGGCCGTCCCGTCGTCGACACCGCCTTCACCCGCCTGACGGGCAAGTCCCCGATCCTGCTCGCCGGCATGACGCCGACCACCGTCGACCCCGCGATCGTCGCCGCGGCCGCCAACCGCGGCCACTGGGCCGAGCTCGCCGGTGGCGGCCAGGTCAGCGAGGCGATCTTCGCCAGCAACGTCGCGCGGCTGACCGACCTGCTCGACGAGGGCGCCACCGCGCAGTTCAACACCCTGTTCCTCGACCCGTACCTGTGGAAGATGCAGGTCGGTGGCCAGCGCCTGGTCCAGAAGGCCCGCCTCGCCGGCGCCCCCCTCGACGGCCTGGTCATCAGCGCCGGCGTCCCCGAGACCGAGGACGCCGTCGGCATCATCGAGGACCTGCACGCGGCCGGCATCGGCTACGTGGTGTTCAAGCCCGGCACGGTCAAGCAGATCCGCCAGGTCCTGGCCATCGCCCGCGCCGTGGACACCACCGTCATCGCCCACATCGAGGGCGGCGTCGCCGGCGGCCACCACTCGTGGGAGGACCTCGACGAGCTGCTGCTCGCGACGTACCCCGAGCTGCGCGCCACCCCCAACCTCGTCGTCTGCGTCGGCGGCGGCATCGGCACCCCGGACCGCGCGGTCGACTACCTTCGCGGCACCTGGTCCACCGCCCACGGCGAGGCCGCGATGCCGGTCGACGGCGTGCTCATCGGCACGGCCGCGATGGCCACCCTCGAGGCCACCACGTCCGACTCCGTCAAGGACCTCCTGGTCGCGACGCCGGGCCTCACCCCCGACCAGAACGGCGGCTGGGTCGGCGTCAACCAGGCCGCGGGAGACGTCACCTCCGGTCGCAGCCAGCTCGGCGCCGACATCCACGAGATCGACAACGCCGCCTCGCGCTGCGGTGCCCTGCTCGACCAGGTCGCCGGCGACGCCGAGGCCGCCACCGCCCGCAAGGACGAGCTGGTCGCCGCCATGGCCGCCACCTGCAAGCCCTACTTCGGCGACGTCGCCGCGATGACCTACGAGCAGGTGCTGCGCCGCTACCTCGAGCTCGCCGGCCCCCGCGTCGCCGAGTCCGTCGAGGGCGGCCCCAACACCGCCGGCGACTGGCTCGACGTCACGCTGCGCACCCGCTTCGAGGAGCTGCTCGACCGCACCCTGGCCCGGGTCAGCCCCGAGACCACCGGCGAGGTCGAGCGCCCCTACGACCTCGCCGCCCTGGCCACCGACCCCGCCGCCGCGGCCGCCGCCGTCGACACCCTGGTCGCCGCCCACCCGCAGGCGCTCGACTGCGTGCTGCACCCCGCCGACCTGCACTTCTTCGTCGAGGTGTGCCGCCGTCCCGGCAAGCCGGTCCCGTTCGTGCCCGTCATCGACGCCGACGTGCGTCGCTGGTGGCGCTCGGACTCGCTGTGGCAGGCCCACGACGAGGCGTACGACGCCGACGGCGTCATCGTCATCCCCGGCCCGGTCGCCGTCGCCGGCATCACCGTCAAGGACGAGCCGGTCGCCGACCTGCTCGACCGCTTCGAGGCGGCCGTCGTGGCCGACCTGACCGCCGCCGACGCCCCGGTCCTGCCCGCCGCGGGCCGCACCACCGTCGGTGACGACGTGACGCTGCTCGACGCCGCCCGCGACGCCCACGACGTCGTCTGGGCCGGCCGCGTGGTCACCAACCCGCTGCACCGCCTCACCGGCACCGACGCCACCCTCGAGCCCGTCGGCGACGTGGCCACCAGCCGCGCCGCGGTGCTGCGGGTGCCGCTGCTCAACGGCGAGCTCGCGCTCACCGTCGACCTCTCTGCGGTCCCGGCCGGCGGCCTGCCCGTCATCTCCGAGGACGCCGTCACCACCGCCATGGGCAACCTGCTCGCCGTCACCGCCGGCGGCTCGCTGCCCGTGGTGACCGACGGCGCGCAGGGCGCGACCGCGAGCCTGACCGCCTCCTGGACCGCCGACCTGGTCGCCGACCACGTGGGCGTCACCGACCCGACCCGCCGCCGCCGCGGCGACGCCGTGGCCGACCCCCAGCAGGGCGCCGTCCCCGACACCCTGGTGGGCCTGGCGTGGCCGGCCGTCTTCGCCTGCATCGGCCCGGTCGAGGGCCTGCTCGACCTGGTCCACCTCGACCACCGGATCGTGCTCGCGGAGACCCTCGGCTCGCTCGCGGAGGGCACCGAGCTCACCCTCACCGCCACCCGCACCGGCGTCGTCGACGCCACCGCCGGCCAGGTGATCTCGGTCGAGGTGGCCGTCACCGCCGGTGACCGACCCGTCGCCGACCTCACCGAGCGCTTCATGGTCCGCGGCCGCACGGGCGAGGCCGCCCTGGCCGCACCCGCGCCGGTCGTCACCGACGCCGAGGACAAGCCCCGCGCCCGGCTGGACCGCTTCACCGTCACCGCGCCCCACCACATGGGCGCCTTCGCGGCGGTCAGCGGCGACCACAACCCGCTGCACACCGACGTCCCCGCGGCCCGCCTGGCCGGGTTCGAGGGCCCGATCGTGCACGGCATGTGGACCTCCGCGGTCGCCCAGCGCGCCGCGGCCACCGTCGGCGCCACGCAGCACCCCCGCCAGATCCGCAGCTGGCTGACCCGCTGGGTCGCCCCGGTCGCGCCCGGCGCGAGCGTCGAGGTCACCGTCGAGCGCACCGGCGTCCAGGCCGGTGACCTCGTCCTCGAGGTCAGCGTCAAGGCCGACGGCGAGCTGGCCATGGTCGCGGAGGCCGTCGTGGCCGCCCCGCGCACGGCGTACGCCTTCCCGGGCCAGGGCATCCAGAGCCAGGGCATGGGCCTCGACGCCCGCTCGCGCTCGGCCGCCGCCCGCCAGGTCTGGGACCGCGCCGACGCCCACACCCGGGAGGCCCTCGGCTTCTCGATCCTGGCCGTCGTCCGCGACAACCCCACCACCGTGTGGGCCGACGGGGAGCGCCACGTGCACCCCGACGGCGTGCTGTTCCTGACGCAGTTCACCCAGGTCGCCATGGCCACGCTCGCGGTCGCCCAGGTGGCCGAGATGCGCGAGGCCGGCGTCTTCGTCGAGGGCGCGATCACCTGCGGCCACTCGGTGGGCGAGTACAACGCGCTCGCCGCCGTCACCGGCATCCTCCCGCTCGAGGCCCTGCTGGAGATCGTCTTCCGCCGCGGCATGGCCATGCACCACCTGGTCCCCCGCGACGGCCAGGGCCGCTCCAACTACCGCCTCGCCGCGATCCGCCCCTCGCAGATCCGGCTCGCCGACGACGACGTCGCCGACTTCGTGGCCGAGATCGCCCGCGAGTCCGGCGAGTTCATCCAGATCGTCAACTACAACCTGCGCGGCTCGCAGTACGCCATCGCCGGCACGGTCCGCGGCCTGGAGCAGCTCCAGGACGTCATCGAGGAGCGCCGGGCGCGCCTCGGCGGCAAGCCGGCCTTCATCCTGGTGCCCGGCATCGACGTGCCCTTCCACTCCTCGGAGCTGCACGCCGGCGTCGACGACTTCCGGGCCAAGCTCGACGAGCTGCTGCCCGCGACGATCGACCCGACGCTGCTGATCGGGCGCTACATCCCCAACCTGGTGCCGCGCCTGTTCAGCCTCGACCGGTCCTACGTCGAGGAGGTGGCGGCGTACGTCGACTCGCCGCTGCTCACCCCGGCCCTGGCCGACTGGGACACCTGGTCGGCCGACCCCTCGCGCCTTGGCCGGGCGCTGCTGATCGAGCTGCTGGCCTGGCAGTTCGCCAGCCCGGTGCGCTGGATCGAGACCCAGGACCTGCTGTTCGGCTCGCCCGAGCAGGAGTTCCCCCTCGGCCACGGGATCGGCATCGAGCAGTTCGTCGAGGTCGGCGTGGCCAACGCGCCCACCATCGCCAACCTCGCCACGCAGACCACCAAGCTGGCCTCCTACACCGGCACCGCCCCGCGGATCGTCAACTCCTCGCGCGACGCCGCCGTCGTGTTCGCCACCGACACCCCCGTGGTGGAGGACGACGAGTCCGAGGAGGCACCGAGCGAGCCCGCCGCCACGACGGCCACCGCCGACGCCCCCGCCGAGGCCAAGCCGCAGGCCGCTGCTGCCCCCGTGGCGGCCGCGGGTGCCGACCGCCCCGCCGACCTGACGTACGACGCCGCTGCCGCGACCACCACCCTGGCCGCGCTGCGCACCAAGGTCCGGCCCGACCAGATCGGCAGCGCCGACACCATCGAGGCGCTGTGCGACGGGGTCTCCTCGCGCCGCAACCAGCTCCTCGTCGACCTCGGCGCCGAGCTCGGCCTCGGGGCGATCGACGGCGCGGCCGAGGCCGACTGGAAGGCGCTCGGCGTCACGGTCACCAAGCTGGCCCGCGCCTACTCCGCCTTCGGCCCGGTCCTCACCGAGGCCGTCAGCGAGCAGCTGCGCAAGTTCGCCGGCTCCGTGGGCGCCAAGCCCGCCGCCATCACCGACCGCGTCAAGGACAGCTGGCAGCTCGGCCCCGGCTGGGTCAGCCACGTCCAGGCCACGCTGGCCCTCGGCCTGCGCGACGGCTCCTCGACCCGCGGTGGGTCGCTGGGCTTCGACGTCGACACCTCCGACCTCGCGTCGGCCGTCGACCACGCCATCGCCCAGGTCGCCTCCGCCCACGGCGTCACGGTGGGCCTGCCCGCCGGTGGCTCCGGCGGCGAGGGCGCCACCGTCGACGCCGCCGCGCTCGGCGAGATCACGGCCTCCATCACGGGTCCCGACGGGGTGCTCGCCTCCACGGCGCGCCACCTGCTCGGACAGCTCGGACTGGGCGAGCCCGGTCTCGAGGAGTCCGGCCCCGACCTGGACGCCGAGCTGGTGGCCCTGGTCGAGCGCGAGCTCGGCTCCGACTGGGCCCGCAAGGTCGCCCCGTCCTTCGACGCGAAGCGCGCCGTGCTGCTCGACGACCGCTGGGCCTCGGTCCGCGAGGACCTCGCCCGGATCTGGACCGGTGACGACGCCGTGCGCGGCCGCAGCTTCGCCGGCCTCGACGCCGCCGCCCTCGCCCAGGCGCAGTGGTGGCTCGACCGCGCCCGCCGCGAGCAGCGCACCGACCTCGTGGACTTCTACGAGCACGCGGTGTCCGGCGCCGAGCAGGGGGGCGAGTGGTCCGACGACGTCGCCGTCGTGACGGGTGCCGCCCCCGGCTCCATCGCGGCCGCCGTGGTCGCCGACCTGCTGCGCGGAGGAGCGACCGTCGTCGCCACCACCTCGCGGCTCGACCAGGGTCGCCAGGAGTTCTTCAAGGGCCTCTACCGCGACCACGCCTCCGACGGCGCCGCTCTGTGGGTGCTGCCGGCCAACCTGGCGTCGTACGCCGACGTCGACGCGCTCGTCGAGTGGATCTCCTCCCCCGTGGTGGAGGAGGCCGGCGGCCAGCGCACCGAGCTGCGCCCCGCGCTCTCGCCGACGCTGGTCTTCCCCTTCGCCGCCCCGTCGGTCCAGGGCACGGCGGCCGACGCCGGCCCGCGGGCCGAGGTCGAGTTCCGCGTCCTCGTGTGGGGCGTGGAGCGGCTGGTCACCGGCCTGGCCGCCCAGGGCGCCGACCACCAGGTCGGCCGCCGCGTCCACGTCGTGCTCCCGGGCTCGCCCAACCGTGGTCGCTTCGGCGGCGACGGGGCGTACGGCGAGGCCAAGGCCGCCTTCGACGCCTTCGTCCAGCGCTGGCACGCCGAGTCCGACTGGGCCGCCCGCGTCTCCTTCGCCCACGCCCACATCGGCTGGGTCCGCGGCACCGGCCTGATGGGCGGCAACGACCCGCTGGTCGGCGCCGTCGAGGCGGCCGGCGTCCGGACCTGGTCGCCGACCGAGATGGCCTCCGAGCTGCTCGCGCTGTGCACCTCCGCCTCCCGCGAGGCGGCCGCCACCGAGCCGGTGGTGGTCGACCTGACCGGAGGCCTCGGCGAGGCCGACCTCGACCTCGCCTCCCTGGGCCGCCAGGCCCGGGAGCAGGCGGCCGCAGCCGAGCGGCGCACGTCCGCCGACGGCGAGGCCAGCACGACCGTCCGGGCGCTGACCCACCCCGCCGGGTGGGGCACCGCGCAGGCCACGATGGACTGGGCCCCGATCGACGCGGACCCCGCGGACCTCGTGGTCATCGTCGGCGCCGGCGAGGTCGGCCCCGTGGGATCGGCCCGCACCCGCTTCGAGCTCGAGGTCGAGGACTCCCTGTCCCCGGCCGGCGTCCTCGAGCTGGCGTGGACGACCGGCAAGATCGTCTGGGAGACCTCCCCCGTCGCCGGCTGGCACGACGCGAAGAGCGGCGAGCACCTCACCGAGGCCGACGTCGTGGAGCGCTTCGGCGAGGAGATCGAGGCCGGGGTCGGGGTGCGCCGCTACCGCGACGACAACCAGATGATCGACAACACCGCCCCGCTGATGGTGTCGGTGTTCCTCGAGCAGGACACCTCCTTCGTGGTCCGCACCCGCGACGAGGCCGACGCGTTCGCGCAGGCCGACCCCGCCCGCACCCGGATCACCGCGACCGAGGACGGCGACTGGCTGGTCACCCGACTGGCCGGCAGCGAGATGCGCGTCCCGCGCCGCTTCAAGCTGAGCCGCTTCGTGGGCGCGCAGGTGCCCGACGGGTTCGACCCCGCCGTGTGGGGCCTGGGCTCGATGGTGGAGTCCGCCGACCGGCTGGCCGCGTGGAACCTCGTGGCCACCGTGGACGCGTTCGTCTCCAGCGGCTTCACGCCCGCCGAGCTGCTGCGCTGGGTCCACCCGACGCAGTTCGCCAACACCCAGGGCACCGGCATCGGCGGCATGCAGTCCACCCGCCGGATGTACGTCGACGCGCTGCTCGGCGAGCAGCCCCCGAACGACGTGCTGCAGGAGGCGCTGCCGAACGTCGTGGCCGCGCACACCGTGCAGTCCTACCTCGGTGGGTACGGCTCGATGGTCCACCCCGTCGCTGCCTGCGCCACCGCGGCCGTCTCGGTCGAGGAGGGCGTGGACAAGATCAAGCTGGGCAAGGCCAGCGTGGTCGTCGCCGGCGGCTTCGACGACCTCGGCATCGAGGGCATCCTCGGCTTCGGCAACATGAGCGCCACCGCCGACACCGCCTCGATGCTCGACAAGGGCATCGACGAGCGCTACGTCTCGCGGCCCAACGACCGCCGTCGCGGCGGCTTCGTCGAGGGCCAGGGCGGCGGCACCGCGGTGCTGGCGCGCGGCGACGTCGCGCTCGAGATGGGCCTCCCGGTCCTCGGGGTGGTGGCGTACGCCGGGTCCTTCGCCGACGGCATCCACACCTCGATCCCGGCTCCCGGCATCGGTGCGCTGGGCGCCGGCGTCGGCGGGACCAGCTCGCCGCTGGCCAAGGGCCTGGGCGCCCTGGGCCTCGGTGCGGACGACCTGGGCGTGGTCTACAAGCACGACACCTCGACCGCGGCCAACGACCCCAACGAGTCGCAGCTGCACGAGAAGCTGGCCGCCGCGCTGGGCCGCACCACCGGCTCGCCGCTGTTCGTCGTGAGCCAGAAGTCGCTCACCGGTCACGCCAAGGGCGGTGCCGCGGCCTTCCAGCTCAACGGCCTGTGCCAGACGCTGGCCGCCGGCACCATCGCGCCCAACCGCGCGCTGGACTGCGTCGACGAGGCGCTGTCGGAGAACGAGCACCTGGTCTGGCTCCGGCAGGCGCTGCACACCGGCCCGCTCAAGGCCGGCGTGCTGACCAGCCTGGGCTTCGGCCACGTGTCGGCCATGATCGTGGTGGCGCACCCCGGTGCGTTCGTCGCGGCGCTGCCGGCCGAGCGCCGCGAGGCCTGGCTGGCCCAGGCCAGCGCCCGGCTCGTCGCCGGCGAGGCCCGTCGCCTGGACGCCATGCACGGCGGCGACCCGCTGTTCGTCAAGGCCGAGCAGCGCCGGTTCGCCGACGCCGACCTCAAGGCGACCAAGGCCGACGAGAGCGCCATGCTCGTCGACCCGCAGGCGCGACTGGGCGAGGACGGGGTGTATGCCCGAGCCGGTCGCTGA